One genomic window of Punica granatum isolate Tunisia-2019 chromosome 1, ASM765513v2, whole genome shotgun sequence includes the following:
- the LOC116190508 gene encoding nicotinamide/nicotinic acid mononucleotide adenylyltransferase, giving the protein MVDSWEASQSTYQQTLAVLCRIKNCLCKERLLSEDSLKLMLVCSSDVLQSFSIPGVWIPEQVNIEVVDELVSNQISSTRVRDCISRGLSIKYLTADEVIDYIRDNHLYLKSNEDKWEAACYAAQL; this is encoded by the exons ATGGTTGATTCATGGGAg GCAAGTCAGAGTACCTATCAGCAAACGTTAGCTGTTTTGTGTAGAATCAAGAATTGCTTGTGCAAGGAAAGGCTGCTATCAGAGG ACTCCCTGAAACTCATGTTGGTCTGCAGCTCCGATGTGCTTCAATCTTTTAGTATACCAGGAGTTTGGATCCCAGAGCAG GTGAACATCGAAGTTGTGGATGAACTCGTGTCTAATCAGATCAGTTCAACAAGGGTCAG GGACTGCATTTCAAgaggattatcaataaaatatcTTACTGCAGATGAAGTGATCGATTACATTAGAGACAACCATTTATACCTGAAGTCAAATGAGGACAAGTG GGAAGCAGCTTGTTATGCTGCGCAACTTTAG
- the LOC116190373 gene encoding protein TIC 20-v, chloroplastic, with protein sequence MGFLSSSLSGPKATEQSPKPILAFASSSLFQLKRGILLSSSSQSPTSGHVNGHVSSSFPLFSFLFFFVLQTQTLLLISPPSPSQAPGKTLEALPLQGTVEGSNSADAPDRLISAVCYFYPFFDGVQYGKYVVTQFSPIATLIQPLLPAIKAFKSFPFNGFLVFLTLYFVVVRNPNFSRYVRFNTMQAIVLDVLLIFPDLLERSFNPRDGVGLDLMMSLDSTVFLFLLVCLIYGSSSCLLGQVPRLPLVAEAADRQVL encoded by the exons ATGGGCTTTCTCTCGAGCTCCTTGTCCGGCCCAAAAGCCACAGAACAAAGCCCAAAACCTATTCTCGCCTTCGCTTCATCTTCTCTGTTTCAGCTGAAGAGAGGGATTCTtctttcctcctcctcccaaTCTCCAACCAGTGGCCATGTCAATGGCCATGTCAGTTCctctttccctctcttctccttcctcttcttcttcgtcctTCAGACACAAACCCTTCTTCTCATCtcccctccctctccctctcagGCCCCTGGCAAGACCCTCGAAGCCCTTCCTCTTCAGGGCACAGTCGAAGGCTCGAACTCAGCTGACGCGCCTGACCGGCTAATCTCCGCCGTCTGCTACTTCTACCCCTTCTTCGACGGCGTCCAGTACGGGAAGTATGTCGTGACCCAGTTCTCCCCCATCGCCACCCTGATCCAACCCCTCCTTCCCGCCATTAAAGCCTTCAAGAGCTTCCCCTTCAATGGCTTCTTGGTGTTCCTCACCCTCTACTTCGTGGTCGTCAGGAACCCCAACTTCAGCAG GTATGTGAGGTTTAACACGATGCAAGCTATCGTTCTCGACGTGCTGCTGATCTTCCCGGACTTACTGGAGAGGAGCTTCAACCCGCGGGACGGGGTTGGGTTGGACTTGATGATGAGCTTAGACAGCACTGTGTTTCTGTTCCTTTTGGTGTGTTTGATCTACGGGTCATCGTCTTGCTTGCTTGGCCAGGTCCCGAGACTGCCCCTTGTAGCTGAAGCTGCTGATAGGCAGGTTCTTTGA
- the LOC116190482 gene encoding uncharacterized protein LOC116190482 isoform X2: MGMLVRAAAIIIGLLWCIFNGARCAPARRLDETLLSCICNGQQFSDEQWACNGERSKQYCQACLDFSVDQIRNQCSQKSIGAQVHLRDCRLRKTCARKELKAI, from the exons ATGGGTATGCTTGTGAGAGCTGCAGCAATCATAATCGGATTACTCTGGTGTATCTTTAACGGTGCTAGATGTGCCCCTGCAAGAAGGCTGGATGAAACACTCCTGTCCTGCATCTGCAATGGACAACAATTTTCAGATGAGCAGTGGG CATGCAATGGAGAACGTTCAAAGCAATATTGCCAGGCTTGCCTAGACTTCTCTGTTGACCAGATACGTAATCAGTGTTCTCAAAAATCCATAGGAGCTCAAGTTCATCTCCGGGATTGTAGATTAAG GAAAACTTGTGCAAGAAAAGAATTGAAGGCAATTTGA
- the LOC116190482 gene encoding antifungal protein ginkbilobin-like protein isoform X1, with amino-acid sequence MGMLVRAAAIIIGLLWCIFNGARCAPARRLDETLLSCICNGQQFSDEQWGKNRAYVLKQLVKVTPEVGFNYYVRSQASDHIVYGHAACNGERSKQYCQACLDFSVDQIRNQCSQKSIGAQVHLRDCRLRKTCARKELKAI; translated from the exons ATGGGTATGCTTGTGAGAGCTGCAGCAATCATAATCGGATTACTCTGGTGTATCTTTAACGGTGCTAGATGTGCCCCTGCAAGAAGGCTGGATGAAACACTCCTGTCCTGCATCTGCAATGGACAACAATTTTCAGATGAGCAGTGGGGTAAGAATCGGGCCTATGTCCTCAAGCAATTAGTGAAAGTTACCCCAGAAGTCGGCTTCAATTATTATGTGCGGTCTCAAGCATCCGACCATATTGTTTACGGGCATGCAGCATGCAATGGAGAACGTTCAAAGCAATATTGCCAGGCTTGCCTAGACTTCTCTGTTGACCAGATACGTAATCAGTGTTCTCAAAAATCCATAGGAGCTCAAGTTCATCTCCGGGATTGTAGATTAAG GAAAACTTGTGCAAGAAAAGAATTGAAGGCAATTTGA
- the LOC116190200 gene encoding fasciclin-like arabinogalactan protein 1, whose translation MQLHRQLPFVAGAIFLLLLFAAPSHAHNITRLLKDHPAFSTFNHYLTLTHLADEINSRTTITVCAIDNDAMSELLASHPSISTVKNVLSLHVLLDYFGAKKLHQITNGTALAATLFQATGSAPGSAGFVNITDLKGGRVGLGPEDNGGTLSTYFVKSLEEVPYNISVIQISGIIPSDVAAAPTPAPSEMNITSLMSAHGCKAFADTLLANPDAMKTYQDNAEGGVTVFCPLDDPFKAFLPKYKNLTAAGKTAFLEFLAVPMYLSMSMLKSNNGPMNTLATDGASKYDFTVQNEGEEVTLKTKVNTVKITGTLLDEQPLAVYSTDKVLLPKELFKATAAAPAPAPAPEVAAADSPKASKKKKAAPEDEDTADSPADSPNADVADATADGNDGGLRLGSGRGLALVVLGLWLGLLLV comes from the exons ATGCAGCTCCACCGACAGCTCCCCTTCGTCGCCGGCGCCATCTTCCTGCTCCTCCTCTTCGCCGCTCCATCCCATGCGCACAACATCACTCGCCTCCTAAAGGACCACCCGGCCTTCTCCACCTTCAACCACTACCTGACCCTGACCCACCTCGCCGACGAGATCAACTCCCGGACAACAATCACCGTCTGCGCCATCGACAACGACGCCATGTCGGAGCTCCTCGCCAGCCATCCTTCCATCTCCACCGTCAAGAACGTCCTCTCCCTCCACGTCCTCCTGGACTACTTCGGCGCCAAGAAGCTCCACCAGATCACCAACGGCACCGCCCTCGCCGCCACCCTCTTCCAGGCCACCGGCTCCGCCCCGGGCTCCGCCGGCTTCGTCAACATCACAGATCTGAAGGGCGGCAGGGTCGGGCTCGGCCCCGAGGACAATGGCGGCACCCTCAGCACCTACTTCGTCAAGTCCCTCGAGGAGGTCCCCTACAACATCTCCGTCATCCAGATCAGCGGCATCATCCCCTCCGACGTGGCGGCGGCCCCCACCCCCGCCCCCAGTGAGATGAACATCACCTCCCTCATGTCGGCGCATGGCTGCAAGGCCTTCGCTGACACTCTCCTGGCCAACCCCGACGCCATGAAGACTTATCAG GACAATGCCGAGGGAGGGGTGACGGTGTTCTGCCCGCTGGACGATCCCTTCAAGGCCTTCCTGCCCAAGTACAAGAACCTGACGGCTGCCGGCAAGACTGCGTTCCTGGAGTTCCTCGCGGTCCCGATGTACCTCTCGATGTCGATGCTCAAGTCCAACAACGGCCCCATGAACACGCTCGCCACCGACGGTGCCAGCAAGTACGACTTCACGGTCCAGAACGAGGGCGAGGAGGTCACCCTCAAGACCAAGGTCAACACGGTCAAGATCACTGGCACCCTCCTCGATGAGCAGCCCCTCGCAGTCTACTCCACCGACAAGGTCCTCCTCCCCAAGGAGCTCTTCAAGGCTACCGCGGCAGCTCCTGCCCCTGCCCCTGCCCCAGAGGTGGCAGCCGCCGATTCGCCCAAGGCctccaagaagaagaaagccGCGCCAGAAGATGAGGACACCGCCGACTCGCCAGCAGACTCCCCCAACGCCGATGTTGCCGATGCAACAGCCGATGGGAACGATGGCGGGCTGAGGCTCGGGAGCGGGAGAGGGCTGGCGCTGGTGGTGTTGGGCTTGTGGCTTGGGTTACTCCTCGTATGA